In the Pseudanabaena sp. PCC 7367 genome, one interval contains:
- the glgB gene encoding 1,4-alpha-glucan branching protein GlgB gives MIATISTEQIDKIVGNQHQDPFAVLGAHQVESDRTVGKVKWQVRAYLPNAEAVTVVLPQDRDEYAMQSYHNPHFFVCEIETPELANYQLRVKEGDHERVIHDPYAFRSPSLTDFDIHLFGEGNHHRIYEKLGSHPAQVNGVAGVNFAVWAPNGRNVSILGDFNSWDGRKHQMRMVGGGMWELFIPELKIGDRYKYEIKNTFGHIYEKSDPYGFQQEVRPGSCSIVNDLEYTWNDQDWLEQRRSSNPQEQPVSVYELHLGSWLHENADYIPKDADGNPEPVVTLGDKPGARFLTYRELADKLIPYVKEAGFTHIELMPIAEHPFDGSWGYQVVGYYACTSRYGSPQDFMYFVDRCHQANIGVIVDWVPGHFPKDAHGLAFFDGTHLYEHADPRRGEHKEWGTLVFNYSRNEVRNFLIANALFWFDKYHIDGIRVDAVASMLYLDYDRTEWIPNHYGGNENLEAVEFLRQLNHVIFGYYPGIISVAEESTSWAMVSRPTYLGGLGFNFKWNMGWMHDMLDYFSEDPIYRRYHQNNVTFSIMYAFSENFMLALSHDEVVHGKRSLIGKMPGDEWQKFANLRCLLGYMYAHPGKKTMFMGMEFGQYSEWNVNNDLDWHLLEHEPHRKMQHFVAILNKIYRREPALYSDDFSYNGFEWIDCNDADHSVVSFLRKDKHSNEFVVTVCNFTPNPLYDYWVGVPEAGFYQELINSDAEEFGGSNIGNYGGKWSQAWYEHHKWDHCLSLTLPPLSVCMFKWVLPEDADINPVGK, from the coding sequence ATGATCGCAACCATATCCACCGAGCAAATCGATAAAATCGTTGGCAACCAACATCAAGACCCCTTCGCGGTGCTTGGAGCCCATCAGGTGGAAAGCGATCGCACCGTTGGCAAGGTCAAATGGCAAGTACGCGCCTACTTACCCAACGCCGAGGCCGTGACTGTGGTTCTGCCCCAGGATCGGGATGAATATGCGATGCAGTCCTATCACAATCCCCACTTCTTTGTCTGTGAGATTGAAACACCCGAACTAGCCAACTATCAACTCCGCGTCAAAGAAGGCGATCACGAGCGCGTAATCCATGACCCCTATGCATTTCGATCGCCCAGCCTGACTGATTTTGATATTCATTTATTCGGCGAGGGCAACCACCACCGCATCTATGAAAAGCTTGGATCGCATCCCGCTCAGGTGAATGGCGTAGCAGGAGTAAACTTCGCGGTTTGGGCTCCCAATGGCCGCAACGTTTCGATCCTGGGCGATTTTAATAGCTGGGATGGCCGCAAACATCAAATGCGGATGGTCGGTGGTGGCATGTGGGAATTGTTTATCCCTGAGCTAAAAATTGGCGATCGCTACAAATACGAAATCAAAAATACCTTCGGCCACATCTACGAAAAATCCGATCCCTATGGCTTTCAACAGGAAGTGCGTCCTGGCTCCTGCTCGATCGTAAATGATCTTGAATACACTTGGAACGATCAAGACTGGCTCGAACAGCGCCGCTCTAGCAATCCCCAAGAGCAGCCCGTTTCCGTTTATGAACTCCACCTCGGTTCCTGGCTCCATGAAAATGCTGATTATATCCCCAAGGATGCCGATGGCAATCCAGAGCCCGTCGTAACGCTCGGCGATAAGCCAGGGGCGCGATTCCTTACCTACCGTGAATTGGCCGATAAACTGATTCCCTATGTAAAGGAAGCTGGCTTCACCCACATTGAGTTAATGCCGATCGCCGAGCATCCCTTTGATGGTTCCTGGGGTTATCAAGTGGTGGGCTACTATGCCTGTACCTCCCGCTATGGATCACCGCAGGACTTTATGTACTTCGTCGATCGCTGCCACCAGGCCAACATTGGCGTGATTGTCGATTGGGTGCCAGGTCACTTCCCCAAAGATGCCCACGGGTTAGCCTTCTTTGATGGTACGCATTTGTATGAACATGCCGATCCCCGTCGCGGCGAACATAAGGAATGGGGCACGCTAGTTTTTAACTATAGCCGGAATGAAGTACGCAACTTTTTGATCGCCAATGCCCTGTTCTGGTTTGATAAATATCACATTGATGGCATTCGGGTTGATGCGGTCGCGTCCATGCTCTACCTTGATTACGATCGCACTGAATGGATTCCCAATCATTATGGTGGGAATGAAAATCTAGAAGCAGTTGAGTTCTTGCGCCAGCTCAATCATGTGATTTTTGGTTACTATCCTGGCATCATCTCAGTCGCCGAGGAATCCACCTCCTGGGCAATGGTTTCGCGCCCCACTTATTTAGGCGGTTTGGGCTTCAATTTCAAGTGGAACATGGGTTGGATGCATGACATGCTGGACTATTTCAGCGAAGACCCAATCTATCGCCGCTACCATCAAAATAATGTCACCTTCAGCATTATGTATGCGTTCAGTGAAAACTTTATGCTGGCGCTTTCCCATGATGAGGTAGTGCATGGTAAACGCAGTTTGATCGGTAAGATGCCAGGGGATGAATGGCAAAAATTTGCAAACCTACGTTGCTTACTGGGTTATATGTATGCTCATCCTGGTAAGAAAACTATGTTCATGGGAATGGAGTTTGGTCAATATAGCGAATGGAATGTAAACAACGATCTCGATTGGCATTTGCTAGAGCATGAACCCCATCGTAAGATGCAGCATTTTGTAGCGATTTTGAACAAAATCTATCGCCGCGAGCCCGCCCTCTATAGCGATGACTTTTCCTATAATGGGTTTGAATGGATCGATTGTAATGATGCTGATCATAGTGTGGTTTCGTTCCTGCGTAAGGATAAGCATTCTAATGAATTTGTGGTCACAGTTTGCAACTTTACCCCCAATCCTCTCTACGACTATTGGGTTGGTGTGCCGGAGGCAGGCTTTTATCAGGAACTGATCAACAGTGATGCAGAGGAGTTTGGCGGCAGTAACATCGGTAACTATGGTGGCAAGTGGAGCCAAGCATGGTATGAACATCATAAATGGGATCATTGTCTATCGCTGACGCTGCCACCATTGAGTGTGTGTATGTTTAAGTGGGTGTTACCTGAAGATGCTGATATTAACCCTGTAGGGAAGTAG
- a CDS encoding tetratricopeptide repeat protein, which yields MKKLLLVAIVAWFVFVGVVFMQADLGFSDAQETEIRKLIWDEIGNSNLVGNQLRMEIEQSLSTEQTLEIQKIARNEIDRQFSFTLNLLNGLIATLVAIPIIIAGATFFLQKIIRNQLVLSIKKEVEPDIEKEVKEQLASLVKAELDKQIGGFANSLEELKSKAFSQFEEFRKSLEEKDQAIAKLSELTPPPGASKKEQENVSPEVKQQIQENRGKIELILKNNPSLLLTANDHIQLGVSLYFEGKLEEAIDSYDKAIEIKPNYAVLYYDRGGLYSLQGNVIKAIQDLKKAIELDSTHLNMVKTDKDFDNIRDDDRFKALIQSFEEKQEPEGNQD from the coding sequence ATGAAAAAGCTGCTGCTGGTTGCGATCGTTGCCTGGTTTGTGTTTGTGGGGGTTGTTTTTATGCAGGCTGACCTAGGGTTTTCGGATGCGCAAGAGACAGAAATTCGAAAATTGATTTGGGACGAGATTGGAAATAGCAATTTAGTTGGTAATCAGTTGAGGATGGAAATTGAACAAAGCCTATCAACTGAGCAGACTTTAGAAATTCAGAAGATAGCGAGAAATGAAATAGACAGACAGTTTAGTTTTACACTAAACCTACTAAATGGGTTGATTGCTACTTTAGTCGCTATACCAATTATCATTGCAGGTGCTACTTTTTTCTTACAAAAAATTATTAGGAATCAGTTAGTTTTAAGTATAAAGAAAGAGGTAGAGCCAGATATCGAGAAGGAAGTAAAAGAACAACTTGCTAGCTTAGTAAAAGCTGAACTCGACAAGCAAATAGGAGGATTTGCAAATAGCTTAGAGGAGCTAAAGTCAAAAGCATTTTCTCAGTTTGAAGAGTTTAGAAAAAGTCTAGAGGAAAAAGATCAAGCTATCGCTAAGCTGTCTGAACTTACGCCACCTCCTGGTGCTAGTAAGAAAGAACAAGAAAACGTCTCGCCTGAAGTTAAGCAACAGATTCAAGAGAATAGAGGTAAGATTGAGCTGATATTAAAAAACAATCCGAGCTTACTGCTTACAGCAAATGATCATATTCAGCTAGGTGTCTCGCTGTATTTTGAGGGGAAATTAGAAGAAGCGATCGATAGTTATGATAAAGCAATAGAAATTAAGCCTAACTATGCAGTTCTTTACTACGATAGGGGAGGTCTATACTCTCTACAAGGTAATGTCATCAAAGCAATCCAAGATCTTAAAAAAGCTATCGAACTAGATTCCACACATCTCAACATGGTAAAAACAGATAAAGACTTTGACAACATCCGCGACGACGATCGCTTCAAAGCCTTGATCCAATCATTTGAAGAAAAGCAAGAGCCAGAAGGCAATCAGGATTAA
- a CDS encoding protein kinase domain-containing protein: MIGTTLRGRYQIIAKLGQGGFGETYIAEDTDLPGDPQCVVKRLKPQSGDAFTIGTAKRLFESEAEILYLLGRHPQIPQLMAHFEVDQDFFLVQEFVDGTPLGDELAHSHVWGDRRVLDFLRDTLPTLDFVHQNQVIHRDIKPNNLIRRNLDGRIVLIDFGAVKDIRALVTDPDGKSTFTVAIGTPGFMPYEQQGGKPRFSSDIFALGITAIQAATGKPPTNLDEDPHTGEIIWQPHATLHNQALIDLLNRMTRSHFRDRYQSASQVLADLEKINISAIADSTIVKPNPDSDLPDPRTNKQAEPASTIIFKSNSSILPTLGKFSKFNKSELANNQPERKFPPLKLLIGGTIAAIALATSLIMRNAADRPVASNPAAPITTEPTPAESPSITIEVNPEVVEKIQKAKNLRQEQPSAALQTYEEVIAIEPNNIEAWWGKCFALNIMERYNEALTACDRAIEINPEYAEAWWSKSYAYLRQENYQAGFEHATKATELKPDFAYAWNNRSTALNYLGRYEEGLASAQKALDLEPNLADAWNNLGFAAEKLGQVDTAIAAYEKAKGLKPGFKEANQNREMLRRKFGR; encoded by the coding sequence ATGATCGGTACAACTTTAAGAGGTCGCTATCAAATTATTGCCAAACTAGGGCAGGGTGGCTTTGGTGAAACCTACATCGCCGAAGACACTGACCTACCTGGCGATCCCCAATGCGTAGTCAAGCGGCTCAAGCCCCAATCCGGCGATGCGTTTACGATCGGCACGGCCAAGCGCCTGTTCGAGAGCGAAGCAGAAATTTTATATTTACTCGGTCGCCATCCTCAGATTCCCCAATTGATGGCTCACTTCGAGGTCGATCAAGATTTTTTCCTGGTGCAAGAATTTGTCGATGGCACGCCCCTGGGTGATGAGCTAGCCCATAGCCATGTGTGGGGCGATCGGCGGGTGCTGGACTTTTTGCGCGATACCCTGCCAACGCTGGATTTTGTCCACCAAAACCAGGTGATTCACCGCGACATTAAACCCAATAACCTGATCCGGCGCAACCTCGATGGCAGGATTGTGTTAATTGATTTTGGCGCAGTTAAAGACATTCGCGCTCTGGTCACCGATCCCGATGGCAAATCAACCTTTACTGTGGCGATCGGCACGCCGGGATTCATGCCCTACGAACAACAGGGTGGCAAACCCCGCTTTAGTAGTGATATTTTTGCTCTGGGCATCACCGCAATCCAGGCGGCAACAGGAAAACCACCCACCAACCTGGACGAAGATCCCCACACTGGCGAAATTATCTGGCAGCCCCACGCCACCTTGCACAATCAAGCCTTGATCGATCTACTCAATCGGATGACCCGATCTCACTTCCGCGATCGCTATCAGTCCGCCAGTCAGGTACTTGCCGATCTAGAAAAAATTAATATTAGCGCCATTGCCGACTCCACGATCGTTAAGCCTAACCCGGATAGCGATCTACCTGACCCAAGGACAAACAAGCAAGCCGAGCCAGCGTCAACCATAATTTTCAAATCCAACAGCTCGATTCTGCCCACCCTAGGCAAGTTTAGTAAGTTTAATAAATCTGAGCTGGCCAATAATCAGCCTGAGCGCAAATTTCCACCGCTGAAGCTCTTGATCGGTGGCACGATCGCCGCGATTGCGTTAGCCACGTCGCTGATTATGCGTAATGCTGCCGATCGCCCGGTTGCCTCCAATCCTGCTGCCCCGATTACTACTGAGCCGACACCAGCCGAGTCGCCCTCAATCACGATCGAAGTGAATCCTGAAGTAGTCGAGAAAATCCAGAAGGCCAAAAATCTCCGCCAGGAGCAGCCCAGCGCAGCATTGCAGACCTATGAAGAAGTGATTGCGATCGAGCCAAATAATATCGAAGCCTGGTGGGGCAAGTGTTTTGCCTTGAATATTATGGAGCGCTACAACGAAGCCCTGACCGCCTGCGATCGCGCCATAGAGATCAATCCAGAATATGCGGAAGCCTGGTGGAGTAAGTCCTATGCCTACTTGCGCCAGGAAAACTATCAAGCGGGATTTGAACATGCCACCAAAGCCACCGAGCTAAAACCGGATTTTGCCTATGCCTGGAATAATCGCAGCACCGCGCTTAACTATTTGGGGCGCTATGAAGAAGGCTTAGCCTCAGCGCAAAAGGCATTGGATCTAGAACCCAATCTGGCTGATGCCTGGAATAATCTGGGGTTTGCGGCCGAGAAACTGGGGCAGGTGGATACGGCGATCGCGGCCTATGAAAAGGCCAAGGGGCTTAAACCAGGATTTAAGGAAGCAAATCAAAACCGGGAAATGCTGCGGCGTAAATTCGGTCGCTAG
- a CDS encoding WG repeat-containing protein encodes MSATIAKFKFVIMFVLALLLTSILSLAIQLSQTSNEDPDALPPIVVNDPNLQVEWAIAPRFDSFGSFKDGIAGASRYDESGYINQQGEFVIPLQFEDTSQFREGLARVKLNGKYGYIDKNGEIVIEPQFSKAHHFSEGIAFVALDREPPIYAAIDKNGQILFKLPPRAKAEKFVQGWAVVERDYQWGYLDKSGKLAIVPRFHAARDFSEGLAAVKLTKSLKNSNWGHWGFIDRAGHEVIKLPFESVLIAPDAADFSEGLAVVRRDEKYGYIDKSGKVVIPIQFDVAYKFKGGLAIVRQHGKSGYIDQTGKFAIPPKFDWAYEFTDGLAGAGLDGKGGYINKKGEFVIAPQFDVLFNFREDLAAVQYKGKFGYIRKSSKPES; translated from the coding sequence ATGTCAGCAACGATCGCTAAATTTAAATTCGTGATCATGTTTGTTCTGGCACTGCTCCTCACCAGTATCCTTAGCCTAGCGATCCAGCTTAGTCAAACCAGCAACGAAGACCCCGACGCATTACCGCCGATCGTAGTCAATGATCCGAACCTGCAAGTAGAATGGGCGATCGCGCCCCGGTTCGATAGCTTTGGTAGTTTCAAAGATGGGATCGCCGGAGCCAGCCGCTACGATGAATCCGGCTACATCAATCAGCAAGGTGAATTTGTAATCCCGCTCCAATTCGAGGATACCAGCCAATTCAGAGAAGGCTTAGCGCGGGTGAAGCTGAACGGTAAATATGGCTACATCGACAAAAACGGGGAAATAGTAATTGAGCCCCAATTTAGCAAGGCTCACCATTTCAGCGAAGGGATCGCCTTTGTAGCACTCGATCGAGAACCCCCCATTTATGCCGCGATCGATAAAAACGGCCAGATCTTATTTAAACTGCCCCCCAGAGCCAAGGCCGAAAAATTTGTCCAGGGTTGGGCAGTAGTAGAGCGGGATTATCAGTGGGGATACCTCGACAAATCGGGCAAGTTGGCGATCGTGCCCCGATTCCACGCCGCCAGAGATTTTAGCGAAGGTCTTGCCGCCGTCAAACTCACCAAGTCACTCAAAAATAGCAATTGGGGACATTGGGGATTCATCGATCGTGCTGGACATGAGGTAATCAAGCTGCCTTTTGAAAGCGTTTTGATTGCACCAGATGCCGCCGATTTTTCCGAAGGGCTGGCGGTGGTTCGACGAGATGAAAAGTATGGCTATATTGACAAGTCGGGCAAGGTCGTGATCCCGATTCAGTTTGATGTCGCTTATAAGTTTAAGGGTGGGTTGGCGATCGTGCGGCAGCATGGCAAATCCGGCTACATTGACCAAACCGGCAAATTTGCGATTCCGCCAAAATTCGACTGGGCCTATGAATTTACTGATGGTCTGGCGGGGGCGGGGTTGGATGGCAAGGGTGGTTATATTAACAAAAAAGGTGAATTTGTAATCGCACCCCAATTTGATGTTTTGTTTAACTTCAGAGAGGATCTTGCCGCAGTGCAATATAAGGGCAAGTTTGGTTATATTCGCAAGTCAAGCAAGCCTGAAAGCTAG
- a CDS encoding tetratricopeptide repeat protein, producing MEKVKIAMANRSSPKQVSYAPFFVGVYMTLFIGGLLYFSSVTKSEHARNASLFVAGILLLPAVSAFQIQMGGGSESTSSALDDYLRERLRTPPKEPSTKKTKSYSEAVFDQLKTQEQIDRYVVERILKRLGEIVRQPTIKEGIAPRSLEKEEVKILTTNFEVLKSVTKKLSLSALDYLKLGNAYFEEDKFEKALASYNKAIEINPVLDEAWFGYGVVLYELERFKEARTSFERAIESNPDFYEAWINHGNTQGQLGCYEEAFNSYERAIKIKPRSYEAYFNYGKALEESNHFNKAITQYDNAISIKPERFEAWLQRGINQSKLNLYDESIVSFDKVIAIHPSYAGSYLCKACVYALQGNTDLAIADLKKAIELDPKYLEMAKNDPDFDNIRNDDRFKQLIQTCEEKQQQEPQTD from the coding sequence GTGGAAAAGGTAAAAATAGCGATGGCCAATAGATCTAGCCCCAAACAAGTTAGCTACGCTCCTTTTTTTGTGGGCGTTTATATGACCTTGTTTATTGGTGGGTTGCTTTATTTCTCCAGTGTTACTAAATCTGAACATGCTAGAAATGCATCCTTGTTTGTGGCAGGAATATTGCTGTTGCCTGCGGTGAGCGCGTTTCAAATTCAAATGGGTGGTGGGAGCGAATCTACTAGTTCGGCATTGGATGATTATTTGCGGGAGCGACTGAGAACGCCGCCTAAAGAGCCGAGCACTAAAAAAACTAAAAGCTATAGTGAGGCTGTATTTGATCAATTGAAAACGCAAGAGCAGATCGATCGCTACGTTGTCGAGAGAATTTTAAAAAGGTTAGGGGAAATTGTTCGACAGCCTACGATTAAAGAAGGAATTGCACCTAGATCACTAGAGAAAGAAGAAGTAAAGATATTAACCACAAACTTTGAAGTATTAAAATCTGTAACCAAAAAATTGTCTCTTTCAGCTTTAGATTATTTAAAACTAGGCAATGCTTACTTTGAGGAAGACAAATTTGAAAAAGCACTTGCTAGTTATAATAAAGCTATAGAGATTAATCCAGTATTAGATGAAGCTTGGTTTGGGTATGGAGTTGTGCTCTATGAATTAGAACGTTTTAAAGAAGCACGAACTAGCTTTGAAAGAGCAATAGAAAGTAATCCAGATTTTTATGAAGCTTGGATTAATCATGGTAATACGCAAGGGCAGTTAGGTTGCTATGAAGAGGCATTTAATAGCTACGAGAGAGCCATAAAAATTAAACCTAGATCATATGAAGCATACTTCAATTATGGCAAAGCATTGGAAGAATCAAACCATTTTAATAAAGCTATAACTCAATATGATAATGCTATTAGCATTAAGCCTGAGCGTTTTGAAGCTTGGCTTCAACGTGGTATTAACCAAAGTAAGTTGAATCTTTATGATGAATCAATAGTGTCTTTTGACAAAGTTATAGCAATTCACCCAAGTTATGCTGGTAGTTACCTCTGTAAAGCCTGTGTTTATGCCTTACAAGGAAATACTGATCTAGCGATCGCAGACCTTAAAAAAGCGATCGAACTAGATCCCAAATACCTTGAAATGGCAAAAAACGATCCAGACTTCGACAACATCCGCAACGACGATCGCTTCAAGCAACTAATCCAAACCTGCGAAGAAAAACAGCAGCAAGAACCACAGACTGATTGA
- a CDS encoding trypsin-like peptidase domain-containing protein, translating to MSQGLKYKLFDLATSTGLCLGCGLLAMNISVGRSIASQFDLPPAPISDIPDIPISPSPIPDQPLPPIYAQDINEQTNIRVYEIASPAVVSIQSGRGNGSGTIIDPKGLVLTSAHVVRTAQKVTVRLLDDRQFDGQVIASSRDPDLALIRLDRVTEPLPHVELISSANDIKVGQRAFAIGNPFGRFAGTLTTGIVSRLDRDRHLIQTDAAINPGNSGGPLLNSRGQLIGVNSAIFTARGNEGSIGLGFAIAADPVKDFVAAALSGQIGIDRSFKPPINLALNGRASRAALTASDETLPDGSFYKAFTFNGTSGQKVNLQMRSNEIDSYMILLDGEGNKIAEDDDGGSGNDASITLTLPKDGNYVVYANTYDVGEIGNFTISAQPLNINPNRSIPPSFPNSNTPRNSASAFSPAPNVILQRRGILGPGSRVLARDGSLFEAFSFEGIAGQVVEITLASEDFRPYLVLFSPQKQVIEQNSGITADRQNAAITLELPQTGTYGIVANTYDQSGRGEYVLTVKSLQ from the coding sequence GTGAGTCAGGGGTTGAAATATAAATTATTTGATTTAGCAACCAGCACAGGGCTATGCCTGGGTTGTGGTTTGCTGGCGATGAATATTTCGGTGGGGCGATCGATCGCCAGTCAATTTGACTTGCCCCCCGCGCCAATTTCCGATATTCCTGATATTCCGATTAGCCCTTCACCAATTCCCGATCAGCCATTACCGCCCATTTACGCCCAGGATATCAACGAGCAGACCAATATTCGGGTCTATGAGATCGCCAGCCCAGCGGTAGTTTCAATTCAATCGGGGCGGGGTAATGGTAGCGGTACGATCATTGATCCTAAGGGGCTGGTGCTTACCAGTGCCCATGTGGTCAGGACAGCGCAAAAAGTCACCGTCAGGCTGCTAGACGATCGTCAGTTTGATGGGCAGGTAATTGCCAGCAGCCGCGATCCAGACTTGGCCTTAATTCGTCTCGATCGAGTAACTGAACCCTTGCCCCATGTGGAATTAATTAGCAGCGCCAATGATATTAAAGTGGGTCAACGTGCCTTTGCGATCGGCAACCCCTTTGGCCGCTTTGCCGGTACATTAACCACCGGCATTGTCAGTCGTCTCGACCGCGATCGCCATCTAATCCAGACCGATGCGGCAATCAATCCGGGTAATTCTGGGGGCCCTCTGCTCAACAGTCGTGGTCAACTGATCGGTGTGAACTCAGCGATTTTTACCGCCAGAGGCAATGAAGGTAGCATTGGCTTAGGGTTTGCGATCGCTGCGGACCCGGTTAAAGATTTTGTTGCTGCCGCCCTATCAGGACAGATCGGTATCGATCGATCGTTCAAGCCGCCGATTAACCTGGCGCTCAATGGTCGTGCCAGCCGCGCTGCCCTGACCGCAAGTGATGAAACCCTACCCGATGGCAGCTTTTATAAGGCATTCACGTTTAATGGTACAAGTGGCCAAAAGGTGAATCTGCAAATGCGCAGCAATGAGATCGATTCCTATATGATCCTGCTGGATGGTGAAGGGAATAAGATCGCTGAAGATGATGATGGTGGCAGTGGCAATGATGCCAGCATTACACTCACGTTGCCCAAAGATGGCAATTATGTGGTTTATGCCAACACCTATGATGTGGGCGAAATAGGTAACTTCACGATCAGTGCCCAGCCGTTGAATATTAATCCAAATCGGAGTATTCCCCCATCTTTTCCCAATAGTAATACACCGCGTAATTCCGCCAGTGCCTTTAGCCCTGCTCCCAATGTGATTCTGCAACGGCGAGGGATATTAGGCCCCGGTAGCAGAGTGCTAGCCAGAGACGGCAGCCTATTTGAAGCCTTTAGCTTTGAAGGTATTGCTGGCCAAGTGGTAGAAATCACCTTAGCCAGTGAGGATTTCCGTCCTTATTTGGTGCTGTTCTCGCCCCAAAAGCAAGTGATCGAACAGAATTCAGGGATAACAGCCGATCGCCAGAACGCTGCAATCACGCTCGAACTACCACAGACAGGCACCTATGGGATCGTTGCCAATACTTACGATCAATCCGGTCGGGGTGAGTATGTGTTAACGGTGAAGTCATTGCAATAG
- a CDS encoding MFS transporter: MQQDRPLSQTTLFKATLLAASTLTVMSGATIAPALPKMEAHFDQVQGVEYLVRLVLTMPALLIVFGGPIAGLLADRIGRKALLVGATVLYGVAGSSGYALSSLGAIIVGRAFLGVAVAGLMTAVTTLIADYYAGAARSQFMGIQAAAMGFGGVIFLSVGGQLADLGWRLPFLIYLAAFAILPFILFVLYEPRANLPTTVQQEITTPVANPQVVDAHGQDALTADRPTQVQPTVINRISKMPRSPSMLIVIYVIAFAYMTIFYMIPVQLPYYLEVLSQASAGQSGLAMALFTLFSSIASLFYGRIKAKLNFAVIIALATVLFGVGYVALGAANSYVQSLAGLAIGGLGAGLIMPNLNVWTTIAAPAEIRGRALGILTAAYFLGQFVSPFVSTPLGNRFGMDITFIAVGIALLLVGVTLGISLSRQTTTITDSGKR; the protein is encoded by the coding sequence ATGCAGCAAGATCGACCGCTTTCGCAAACCACCCTATTCAAAGCCACCTTGCTAGCGGCTAGCACCCTGACGGTGATGTCGGGGGCAACGATCGCGCCTGCCCTACCAAAGATGGAAGCCCATTTTGATCAGGTGCAGGGGGTTGAATATCTGGTGCGATTGGTGCTAACCATGCCTGCTCTGTTAATTGTGTTTGGTGGCCCGATCGCTGGTCTGTTGGCCGATCGGATTGGTCGTAAAGCCCTCCTGGTTGGTGCTACGGTGCTATATGGGGTGGCGGGTAGCTCTGGATATGCACTCAGTTCCTTGGGGGCGATTATTGTCGGCCGGGCTTTTTTGGGGGTGGCGGTAGCTGGGCTGATGACCGCAGTTACAACCTTGATCGCTGATTACTATGCTGGTGCCGCCCGATCGCAATTTATGGGTATTCAAGCGGCCGCAATGGGCTTTGGTGGTGTGATTTTTCTTTCTGTGGGAGGCCAACTAGCGGATCTAGGTTGGCGATTGCCATTTTTAATCTATCTCGCCGCATTTGCGATCCTGCCGTTTATTTTATTTGTGCTCTATGAACCACGGGCAAATTTACCCACCACAGTACAGCAGGAAATCACTACTCCAGTTGCTAACCCGCAGGTTGTTGATGCGCATGGTCAGGATGCCCTAACTGCCGATCGCCCAACTCAGGTTCAGCCAACCGTTATTAATCGAATCAGCAAGATGCCGCGATCGCCATCGATGCTAATCGTGATCTATGTGATTGCGTTTGCCTATATGACCATTTTTTATATGATCCCGGTGCAATTGCCCTACTATCTAGAGGTCTTATCCCAGGCCAGTGCTGGTCAGAGTGGTTTGGCGATGGCGCTATTTACTTTGTTTAGTTCGATCGCCTCCCTATTTTATGGCCGGATCAAAGCTAAGCTGAACTTTGCCGTCATTATTGCCCTGGCAACTGTGCTGTTTGGCGTTGGTTACGTCGCGCTGGGTGCTGCCAATAGCTATGTGCAATCCCTAGCAGGCCTGGCGATTGGTGGTCTGGGGGCAGGTTTAATCATGCCGAACTTGAATGTTTGGACCACGATCGCGGCTCCGGCTGAAATTCGTGGTAGGGCGCTGGGGATTTTGACCGCTGCCTATTTCCTGGGGCAGTTTGTCTCGCCGTTTGTGAGCACGCCTCTGGGCAATCGCTTTGGTATGGATATTACCTTTATAGCGGTGGGGATTGCGCTGCTGCTGGTTGGTGTAACCCTGGGCATCAGCCTCAGCCGCCAAACTACAACTATCACTGACTCAGGCAAAAGGTAA